Proteins from a single region of Synechococcus sp. WH 8109:
- the cobM gene encoding precorrin-4 C(11)-methyltransferase — MSHVVSFVGAGPGAPDLLTLRAAERLNKAEVLIWTDSLVCPAIADLAPADCERIRTSMTTLEELIPLLIDRQRQGKRVVRLHDGDTALYSAINEQICALSDAEIPVEVIPGISAYQAAAAGLASELTLPGVVQTIVLSRAGGRTGVPEREQLDRLAALRASLCIYLSARHVEEVQTTLLEHYPADTPVAIGHRVSWPDQMLTVVPLREMAAVSRERKFIRTTLYVVSPALAGGPQRSRLYSPDHDHLFRPKPQ, encoded by the coding sequence TTGAGTCACGTTGTCAGTTTCGTAGGCGCAGGCCCCGGTGCTCCAGACCTTCTCACTCTTCGCGCGGCTGAACGCCTCAACAAGGCCGAAGTGCTGATCTGGACCGATTCACTCGTATGTCCAGCCATCGCCGATCTGGCGCCGGCGGATTGCGAACGCATCCGTACCAGCATGACCACGCTCGAAGAGCTGATCCCGCTGCTAATCGATCGGCAGCGTCAGGGCAAACGGGTGGTGCGGCTCCACGATGGAGACACTGCGCTGTACAGCGCCATCAATGAACAGATCTGCGCCCTAAGCGACGCCGAAATCCCCGTGGAAGTGATCCCCGGGATCAGCGCTTACCAAGCGGCAGCCGCCGGACTCGCCAGCGAACTCACCCTTCCAGGCGTGGTGCAAACCATTGTTCTCAGTCGCGCTGGAGGTCGCACCGGCGTGCCGGAACGGGAACAGCTGGATCGGCTAGCCGCCCTACGCGCCAGCCTTTGCATCTATCTGAGTGCACGACACGTTGAAGAGGTGCAAACCACCCTTCTGGAGCACTACCCCGCCGACACGCCAGTAGCCATCGGACATCGGGTGAGCTGGCCTGATCAGATGCTCACCGTGGTCCCTCTCAGGGAGATGGCTGCGGTTAGTCGAGAGCGCAAATTTATTCGCACAACGCTATATGTGGTGAGTCCGGCCCTTGCCGGTGGTCCTCAGCGCTCACGGCTTTACTCGCCTGACCACGACCATCTGTTCCGTCCAAAACCCCAATAG
- the lgt gene encoding prolipoprotein diacylglyceryl transferase has product MAVEALFPLATFQSPGEFLPHTQNWFLPLRWYGLLIATAVLIGLNLSSRLAKLRQLENGLISDLLPVLVLFAVIGARIYYVAFEWHNYASNPLKALAIWEGGIAIHGALLAGTITLILFCRWRRQPFWDVLDVLVPSVALGQAIGRWGNFFNSEAFGVPTDLPWKLFIPLQSRPVMYSTSEFFHPTFLYESIWNLLLFGLLMLLFRRGLKAPGMLPSGAMSCVYLVGYSLGRVWIEGLRIDPLCIGSLPPACDGGIRIAQLMSCTLVALGVLGLWWLYQRKRPLPDPSGQRS; this is encoded by the coding sequence ATGGCTGTTGAAGCCCTGTTTCCCCTGGCGACCTTCCAGTCGCCAGGGGAATTTTTGCCTCACACCCAAAACTGGTTCCTTCCCCTGCGTTGGTATGGGCTGCTGATTGCAACAGCCGTCTTGATTGGACTGAACCTCTCCAGCCGACTGGCCAAGCTTCGACAGCTTGAGAACGGCCTGATCAGCGATCTCTTGCCCGTGCTCGTGCTGTTTGCCGTGATCGGAGCACGGATTTACTACGTGGCATTCGAGTGGCACAACTACGCCTCCAACCCGCTCAAGGCCCTGGCCATCTGGGAAGGAGGGATTGCCATCCACGGTGCTTTGCTGGCGGGAACAATCACGCTGATCCTGTTCTGCCGCTGGCGCCGGCAACCTTTCTGGGATGTGCTGGATGTGTTGGTTCCCTCCGTGGCCTTGGGACAGGCCATCGGTCGCTGGGGGAATTTCTTCAATTCAGAGGCCTTCGGGGTCCCAACTGACCTGCCATGGAAGCTGTTCATCCCGTTGCAGAGCCGTCCTGTGATGTACAGCACGTCGGAGTTTTTCCACCCGACGTTCCTCTACGAATCGATCTGGAACCTGCTGCTCTTCGGACTGCTGATGCTGCTCTTTCGCCGCGGACTCAAAGCTCCTGGGATGCTCCCATCGGGCGCCATGAGTTGTGTGTATTTGGTGGGATACAGCCTTGGCCGTGTCTGGATCGAAGGTCTGCGCATTGATCCTCTCTGCATCGGTTCGCTTCCACCGGCTTGCGATGGAGGAATCCGCATCGCCCAATTGATGAGTTGCACCCTGGTCGCGCTCGGCGTACTGGGGCTTTGGTGGCTATATCAACGGAAGCGACCCCTGCCTGATCCGTCAGGCCAACGCAGTTGA
- the petA gene encoding cytochrome f: protein MRRHLSLFLGSLVIGLALLIAPSASWAYPFWAQQNYDSPREATGKIVCANCHLAKKLTQAEVPQSVLPDSVFTASVKVPYEKDLKEIGADGSDVGLQVGAVVMLPDGFTLAPQDRWTEEIKEETEGVYFTQYSDDQPNILLVGPIPGDEHQEIVFPVLSPDPATDSNIHFGKYQIHVGGNRGRGQVYPTGEKSNNTVYTAPASGTIASIEPGDNGASVVSIKAADGSSVSETIPVGPEVLFSVGDSIEAGAALTNDPNVGGFGQVDAEIVLQNPVRIYGLLAFFAAVALAQIMLVLKKKQIEKVQAAEGNF, encoded by the coding sequence ATGCGTCGTCACCTTTCGCTTTTCCTTGGATCGCTGGTCATCGGACTGGCTCTGCTGATCGCTCCGTCTGCCAGCTGGGCATACCCCTTCTGGGCTCAACAGAACTACGACAGCCCACGTGAAGCCACCGGCAAGATTGTATGCGCCAACTGCCACCTAGCCAAAAAGCTGACCCAGGCTGAAGTTCCCCAATCGGTCCTCCCCGACAGCGTCTTCACCGCCAGTGTCAAGGTTCCTTACGAAAAGGACCTTAAGGAGATCGGTGCGGACGGCAGCGATGTGGGTCTGCAGGTGGGCGCTGTTGTGATGCTTCCTGATGGCTTTACCCTGGCTCCTCAGGACCGCTGGACCGAAGAGATCAAGGAAGAAACGGAAGGCGTCTATTTCACGCAGTACAGCGACGACCAGCCCAACATCCTGCTGGTGGGACCGATTCCTGGTGACGAGCACCAAGAGATCGTCTTCCCTGTCCTGTCGCCTGATCCCGCCACCGACAGCAACATCCACTTCGGCAAATACCAAATCCACGTGGGTGGTAACCGCGGCCGTGGCCAGGTGTATCCCACCGGTGAGAAGAGCAACAACACCGTCTACACGGCTCCTGCCAGCGGCACCATTGCCTCCATCGAACCCGGCGACAACGGCGCCAGCGTGGTCAGCATCAAGGCCGCTGACGGCAGCAGCGTGAGTGAGACCATTCCGGTTGGTCCTGAGGTTCTGTTCAGCGTTGGCGACAGCATCGAAGCCGGTGCTGCCCTGACCAACGACCCCAACGTGGGCGGCTTCGGCCAGGTGGACGCAGAGATTGTTCTGCAGAACCCTGTTCGGATCTATGGCCTGCTCGCCTTCTTCGCGGCTGTGGCTCTGGCTCAGATCATGCTGGTGCTGAAGAAGAAGCAGATCGAGAAAGTTCAGGCAGCTGAAGGCAACTTCTGA
- the petC gene encoding cytochrome b6-f complex iron-sulfur subunit, translating to MTQLSSSDVPGMGRRQFMNLLTFGSVTGVALGALYPVANYFIPPKAAGSGGGTSAKDELGNPITASGWLSSHPEGDRSLVQGLKGDPTYLIVEGEDAIGSYGINAICTHLGCVVPWNSGANKFMCPCHGSQYDATGKVVRGPAPLSLALANVSVENDNVFVSQWTETDFRTGDKPWWA from the coding sequence ATGACCCAACTCTCCTCGAGCGATGTGCCCGGAATGGGTCGTCGGCAGTTCATGAATCTGCTGACGTTCGGCTCTGTCACCGGGGTGGCCCTGGGGGCTCTCTACCCGGTGGCGAATTACTTCATCCCCCCCAAGGCCGCGGGCAGTGGCGGAGGCACCAGTGCCAAGGATGAGCTGGGCAACCCGATTACAGCCAGCGGTTGGCTCTCCAGCCACCCCGAGGGCGATCGCAGCCTGGTGCAGGGCCTCAAGGGTGATCCCACTTACTTGATCGTCGAAGGTGAAGACGCCATCGGCAGCTACGGCATCAACGCCATCTGCACCCACCTCGGTTGCGTTGTTCCCTGGAACAGCGGCGCCAACAAGTTCATGTGCCCTTGCCATGGCAGTCAGTACGACGCCACCGGCAAAGTGGTCCGTGGCCCTGCACCTCTCTCCCTGGCCCTGGCGAACGTCAGCGTGGAGAACGACAACGTGTTCGTGAGCCAGTGGACCGAGACCGACTTCCGAACTGGCGACAAGCCCTGGTGGGCCTGA
- a CDS encoding DUF3067 family protein, with product MPVKLCNDRRLPAPAAPASVLDIANALPEPPLSVDEVMACLRQRWRATYDLQLVVRRRRLYLQVMWAYLEQQSFPMDLEAYRQHLGEVLDVVNRLGLASEVRQWLDSTRDKPRLGKALSLPLEATGPEAETLIKEFLV from the coding sequence GTGCCTGTCAAGCTTTGCAACGACAGGCGTCTTCCTGCCCCTGCCGCTCCTGCTTCTGTGCTTGATATCGCCAATGCCCTGCCCGAGCCGCCGCTCAGTGTCGACGAGGTGATGGCCTGTCTACGCCAGCGCTGGAGGGCGACTTACGACCTTCAGCTGGTGGTTCGACGTCGTCGTTTGTACCTCCAGGTGATGTGGGCCTATCTCGAGCAACAGTCGTTTCCGATGGACCTTGAGGCCTATCGGCAGCATCTCGGTGAAGTGCTGGATGTTGTGAATCGTCTTGGTTTGGCGAGTGAGGTGCGCCAATGGCTTGATTCCACCCGTGACAAACCCCGTCTTGGTAAGGCGTTGAGTCTTCCGCTGGAGGCGACAGGGCCGGAGGCGGAAACGCTGATCAAGGAGTTTCTGGTCTGA
- the tatC gene encoding twin-arginine translocase subunit TatC, with translation MPLVDHLEELRQRVLRSLLAVVVAALTCLLGVKPLVRLLEAPASGIHFLQLAPGEFLFVSLKVAGYAGLTLALPYVLFQILAFVLPGLTIRERRLIAPAVAGSAVLFMAGLAFAWWALVPAALRFLVSYGADVVEPLWSIERYLDFVLLLMLATGLAFQLPVLQLLLGALGLVRWRPMLGAWRWVVLGSALAGAVLTPSTDPITMLLLAGAITALFLIGVGLVALTESFRPETP, from the coding sequence ATGCCTCTGGTGGATCACCTAGAGGAACTGCGTCAACGTGTTTTGCGCAGCTTGTTGGCCGTTGTTGTTGCAGCGCTGACCTGCCTGCTGGGGGTTAAACCGCTGGTGCGCCTGCTGGAAGCGCCAGCCAGCGGAATTCATTTTCTTCAACTCGCGCCGGGCGAGTTTTTATTCGTCTCGCTGAAGGTGGCCGGCTACGCCGGCCTCACCCTGGCCCTGCCCTACGTGCTGTTTCAGATCCTGGCCTTCGTGCTGCCGGGCCTGACGATCCGCGAACGACGCCTAATTGCCCCTGCCGTCGCCGGCTCAGCGGTTCTGTTCATGGCGGGCCTGGCCTTTGCCTGGTGGGCCCTGGTGCCAGCAGCCCTTCGTTTTTTGGTGAGCTACGGCGCAGATGTGGTGGAGCCGCTCTGGTCAATCGAGCGTTATCTGGATTTTGTTCTGCTACTGATGCTGGCCACCGGGCTGGCGTTTCAGCTCCCTGTTCTGCAACTGCTCCTCGGGGCCCTGGGGCTGGTGCGCTGGAGGCCGATGCTTGGGGCCTGGCGCTGGGTGGTGCTGGGTTCCGCCCTGGCTGGAGCTGTGCTGACGCCATCCACCGATCCGATCACGATGCTGCTGCTAGCTGGAGCGATCACGGCACTATTCCTGATCGGCGTCGGCCTGGTGGCCCTGACCGAATCCTTCAGACCAGAAACTCCTTGA
- a CDS encoding NFACT family protein — protein sequence MPRPVLQVIASTSLQPMDLTTLRAVLWDLRPKLVPSRFEKAQQPDPATIQLGCRSLKGMVWLELSWQAEAPRLVEVNPPPRSGSGSTFAQQLQHSLRQLALVELHQSGFERVVEFRFAQRPGEPIQRVLVLELMGRHSNLLLLDEQRGIIALGRQVRDHQSRVRPLSTGDSYSPPPMLQGLAPDPTEGFERWKERLSLVPIPLRKALQQTYQGISPALALQLAGDHLNTPVDSLDARHWCHLFERWSLWLDQLEREQFALVVENDGRYRVWGSPRGEVHPQPALALTLGSLHQQCQEQRALARVSQDLRQRLERWRSKEHAAQQDQRQRLKATDGHGALQRQADALLCLGNPSRDQVDEAQSLYRRAKKLRRSRPILEQRLEHHQQRLELISASETFIEDQLSATWQDGPARLAALNDLREELDELLQPKERRRSMRQQRQRDQPKPLELNTPGGLKVQVGRNHRQNDWISLRQARSGDLWFHAQECPGSHVVLKSSNGLAEESDLAMATDLAAYFSRARGNTRVAVVMVPTDQLQRIPGAGPGTVRHGQAEIRWGDPQGAEERLLAPSLSPHSG from the coding sequence ATGCCCCGCCCGGTGCTCCAGGTGATCGCCTCCACCAGCCTGCAGCCAATGGATCTCACCACGCTTCGCGCGGTGCTCTGGGATCTGCGCCCAAAGCTGGTGCCCAGCCGCTTTGAGAAGGCCCAACAACCGGACCCGGCGACGATTCAACTGGGATGCCGCAGCCTCAAGGGGATGGTGTGGCTGGAACTGAGCTGGCAAGCAGAAGCACCTCGGCTGGTGGAGGTCAACCCTCCCCCTCGTAGCGGCAGCGGCAGCACCTTCGCCCAACAGTTGCAACACAGCCTCCGCCAGCTGGCTCTGGTGGAGCTCCACCAGAGCGGTTTTGAACGGGTGGTGGAATTCCGGTTTGCCCAACGCCCTGGGGAACCGATCCAGCGGGTCCTCGTGCTGGAGCTGATGGGACGGCACAGCAACCTGCTGCTGCTGGATGAGCAGCGCGGGATCATTGCCCTGGGGCGACAGGTCCGGGACCATCAGTCCCGCGTGCGCCCTCTCTCCACCGGTGATTCCTACAGCCCCCCCCCGATGCTGCAGGGGTTGGCACCGGATCCAACGGAGGGCTTTGAACGCTGGAAGGAGCGGCTCTCTCTCGTCCCGATCCCCCTGCGCAAGGCCCTGCAGCAGACCTATCAGGGGATCAGCCCAGCCCTTGCTCTACAGCTCGCCGGTGACCATCTGAACACCCCGGTGGACAGCCTGGATGCACGTCACTGGTGCCACCTCTTTGAGCGCTGGTCACTCTGGTTGGACCAGCTCGAGCGTGAACAGTTCGCACTAGTGGTGGAGAACGACGGTCGTTACCGAGTCTGGGGGTCTCCCCGGGGTGAAGTGCATCCACAGCCCGCTCTGGCGCTCACCCTGGGATCCCTGCACCAACAATGCCAAGAGCAACGGGCCCTGGCACGGGTCAGCCAAGACCTGCGTCAACGCCTGGAGCGTTGGCGGAGCAAAGAACATGCAGCCCAGCAGGACCAACGCCAGCGCCTGAAGGCCACCGACGGGCACGGGGCTCTTCAACGCCAGGCGGATGCCCTCCTCTGCCTTGGCAACCCAAGTCGCGACCAGGTCGATGAAGCCCAGTCGCTCTATCGCCGGGCCAAAAAACTGCGTAGATCGCGCCCGATCCTTGAGCAGCGGCTGGAGCACCATCAGCAACGTCTTGAGCTGATCAGCGCGAGCGAAACCTTCATCGAGGATCAACTGAGCGCAACCTGGCAGGACGGCCCGGCGCGCCTCGCCGCCCTGAATGATCTGCGGGAGGAACTCGATGAGCTGTTGCAGCCCAAGGAACGCCGTCGCAGCATGCGACAGCAGCGTCAACGGGACCAGCCCAAGCCGCTGGAACTGAACACTCCTGGAGGCCTCAAGGTGCAGGTGGGGCGGAATCACCGCCAGAACGACTGGATCTCGCTGCGCCAGGCCCGCAGTGGTGACCTCTGGTTTCACGCCCAGGAATGCCCGGGCAGTCACGTGGTGTTGAAGAGCTCCAACGGGCTAGCCGAGGAATCCGACCTGGCGATGGCAACGGATCTAGCGGCTTATTTCAGCCGCGCTCGGGGCAACACGCGGGTGGCGGTGGTGATGGTGCCCACCGATCAGCTGCAGCGCATTCCCGGTGCCGGCCCGGGAACCGTGCGCCATGGACAAGCTGAAATCCGCTGGGGGGATCCCCAGGGCGCGGAAGAGCGGCTGCTTGCCCCTAGCCTGAGCCCACATTCGGGCTGA
- the gmk gene encoding guanylate kinase, with protein MSTSGKLTLITGPSGVGKGTLVKQLLERHPQIWLSVSATTRSPRQGEQDGINYFFQSRAGFEALVEQGGFLEWAEFAGNCYGTPRGPVEEQMAAGRPVLLEIELEGARQVRRSFPDGFQIFLAPPSFEELERRIRGRGTDAEDAIQRRLTRAREELKAQQEFDAVVINDDLESALNQVEKLMGLR; from the coding sequence ATGTCCACCAGTGGAAAGCTCACCTTGATCACCGGCCCCAGTGGAGTCGGCAAGGGAACGCTGGTGAAGCAGCTGCTGGAACGGCATCCCCAGATTTGGCTGTCGGTGTCGGCCACCACCCGTTCTCCGCGTCAGGGGGAGCAGGACGGCATCAACTACTTCTTCCAAAGCCGTGCGGGGTTTGAGGCCTTGGTGGAGCAGGGAGGTTTTCTCGAGTGGGCGGAATTCGCGGGGAATTGCTACGGCACGCCCCGAGGTCCTGTTGAAGAACAGATGGCGGCGGGGCGCCCCGTGCTTCTGGAGATTGAGTTGGAAGGTGCCCGCCAGGTCCGTCGCAGTTTTCCGGACGGTTTTCAGATTTTTCTTGCTCCCCCCAGCTTTGAAGAATTGGAGCGCAGGATCCGTGGGCGCGGAACCGATGCGGAGGACGCCATTCAGCGCCGCTTGACTCGCGCTCGCGAGGAACTCAAGGCCCAACAGGAATTCGACGCTGTCGTGATCAATGACGATCTCGAATCAGCGTTGAACCAGGTGGAGAAGCTGATGGGGCTGAGATGA
- the psaJ gene encoding photosystem I reaction center subunit IX, with amino-acid sequence MNKFLTAAPVVAAIWFTATAGILIEWNRFFPDLLFHPM; translated from the coding sequence ATGAACAAGTTTCTGACCGCAGCTCCAGTGGTTGCAGCCATCTGGTTCACCGCCACTGCAGGAATCCTGATCGAGTGGAACCGGTTCTTCCCCGATCTTCTCTTCCACCCGATGTGA
- a CDS encoding photosystem I reaction center subunit III, with the protein MRRLFAVVLSALLVFGFAPVVKADVAGLTPCSESARFQQRAAAATTPQAKARFEMYSQASCGEDGLPHLIVDGRWSHAGDFVYPGIMFLYVAGCIGWAGREYLKATRGKNAAQYEIFIDRSIAIKSLLAAATWPLAAFGEFTSGKLLEDDSKVTVSPR; encoded by the coding sequence ATGCGTCGTCTCTTCGCCGTCGTGCTTTCAGCACTCCTGGTGTTCGGCTTCGCCCCCGTCGTCAAGGCGGATGTGGCTGGCCTCACACCCTGCTCAGAAAGCGCCCGCTTCCAGCAGCGTGCTGCCGCTGCCACCACGCCTCAGGCCAAAGCCCGCTTCGAGATGTACAGCCAGGCCTCCTGTGGTGAGGATGGCCTTCCCCACCTGATCGTCGATGGCCGCTGGAGCCATGCCGGTGATTTTGTGTATCCCGGGATCATGTTCCTGTACGTCGCCGGCTGCATCGGCTGGGCCGGTCGTGAGTACCTGAAAGCAACTCGCGGCAAGAATGCTGCCCAGTACGAAATCTTTATTGATCGCAGTATCGCCATCAAGAGCCTTCTGGCTGCTGCCACCTGGCCTCTAGCTGCTTTCGGTGAATTCACCAGCGGCAAGCTGCTCGAAGACGACAGCAAGGTGACCGTTTCACCACGCTGA
- the tsaD gene encoding tRNA (adenosine(37)-N6)-threonylcarbamoyltransferase complex transferase subunit TsaD — MHAVLALETSCDESAAAVLRRHADGRIDVLGSQIASQVEEHARWGGVVPEIASRRHVEALPGLVDAVVHEAGVALAQMDAIAATITPGLAGALMVASVTGRTLAALHQRPFLGVHHLEGHLASVMLGDAPPQAPYLVLLVSGGHTELILVADDGGMTRLGRSHDDAAGEAFDKVARLLGLGYPGGPAIQAVAETGDATRFSLPKGRISLPGGGFHPYDFSFSGLKTAMLRTVETLRQNPDPLPLADLAASFEQVVADVLVQRSLRCAEDNGVQQLVMVGGVAANRRLRQSMLEQGKQRGIAVSIAPLAFCTDNAAMIGAAALLRLGQNTACTSLESGVAARWPLDQANALYTPDPPF, encoded by the coding sequence ATGCATGCAGTGCTTGCCCTCGAAACAAGTTGTGACGAGTCCGCTGCAGCGGTCCTGCGCCGTCACGCGGATGGGCGAATCGACGTTCTGGGGTCGCAAATTGCATCTCAGGTGGAGGAGCATGCCCGCTGGGGTGGTGTGGTGCCCGAAATCGCTTCGCGCCGCCATGTCGAGGCCCTGCCGGGGCTTGTGGATGCCGTTGTTCACGAGGCGGGTGTCGCTCTGGCGCAAATGGATGCCATCGCGGCCACGATCACTCCAGGTCTGGCCGGGGCTCTGATGGTGGCCTCGGTGACTGGCCGCACCCTTGCCGCGCTGCATCAGCGTCCCTTTCTCGGCGTTCATCATCTGGAGGGCCATCTGGCCTCGGTGATGCTTGGAGATGCTCCACCGCAAGCTCCTTATCTAGTTTTGCTGGTGAGCGGGGGCCACACGGAGCTGATCCTGGTGGCTGACGACGGCGGGATGACGCGCCTTGGCCGAAGCCATGACGATGCCGCTGGAGAAGCTTTCGACAAGGTGGCGCGCCTGCTTGGTCTGGGATATCCAGGAGGTCCTGCCATCCAGGCTGTTGCCGAAACGGGTGATGCAACGCGCTTCAGCCTGCCCAAGGGGCGGATTTCATTGCCGGGCGGTGGGTTTCATCCCTACGACTTCTCCTTCAGTGGTCTGAAGACTGCCATGCTCCGAACCGTGGAAACCCTGCGGCAAAACCCCGATCCGCTGCCTCTTGCCGACCTGGCCGCCAGTTTCGAACAGGTGGTGGCTGATGTTCTGGTGCAGCGCAGCCTTCGCTGTGCTGAAGACAATGGTGTTCAGCAACTGGTGATGGTCGGCGGCGTCGCAGCGAACCGTCGTTTGCGCCAAAGCATGCTCGAACAGGGGAAGCAGCGCGGCATAGCTGTCTCTATCGCTCCCCTGGCCTTCTGCACCGACAACGCCGCCATGATCGGAGCTGCGGCCTTGCTGCGTCTGGGCCAGAACACGGCTTGCACCTCTCTTGAATCAGGCGTTGCCGCCCGCTGGCCCTTGGATCAGGCCAATGCGCTTTACACACCAGACCCACCCTTTTAG
- the wecB gene encoding non-hydrolyzing UDP-N-acetylglucosamine 2-epimerase: protein MAEQPRVTIVLGTRPEAIKLAPVIRTFQACDALQIRVVLTGQHREMVGQVMDLFHLQADQDLNLMAPRQTLTHVTCAALQGLREDFQAYPPQLVLVQGDTTTAFAAGLAAFYEQIPVGHVEAGLRTDNLLDPFPEEANRRLLSQIATLHFAPTLKAESNLRASGVVGEIAVTGNTVIDALLLMVESAPDVHFDGLDWDQQRVILATVHRRENWGERLHYIAAGMLQVLERYPDTALLLPMHRNPTVREPLQALLASHPRVVLTEPLDYDRLVAAMKGCFLLLTDSGGLQEEAPALGKPVLVLRRTTERPEAVDAGTARLVGTDPDVILEETSRLLGDATAYQEMSRAVNPFGDGHASERILECCRRQLRV, encoded by the coding sequence ATGGCTGAACAGCCTCGCGTCACGATCGTTCTGGGAACGCGTCCCGAGGCGATCAAGCTGGCTCCGGTCATCCGGACGTTCCAAGCCTGTGATGCATTGCAGATCCGTGTTGTCTTGACCGGTCAGCACCGAGAAATGGTGGGCCAGGTGATGGATCTGTTCCATCTCCAGGCGGATCAGGATCTCAATCTGATGGCACCCCGTCAGACCCTGACGCATGTCACCTGTGCTGCGTTGCAAGGGCTGCGGGAAGACTTTCAGGCCTATCCGCCGCAATTGGTTCTAGTGCAGGGCGACACCACCACGGCGTTTGCCGCTGGTTTGGCTGCGTTTTACGAGCAGATCCCGGTTGGTCACGTGGAGGCCGGTCTGCGTACCGACAATCTTCTTGATCCCTTCCCGGAAGAAGCCAACCGTCGGCTCCTTTCTCAGATCGCAACCCTTCATTTCGCGCCGACGCTCAAGGCCGAATCCAACCTGCGAGCATCCGGTGTAGTCGGGGAGATCGCCGTGACTGGTAACACCGTGATCGATGCCTTGTTGTTGATGGTCGAATCGGCGCCGGATGTTCACTTTGATGGCCTCGACTGGGATCAACAGAGGGTGATCCTCGCCACGGTGCATCGGCGTGAAAACTGGGGTGAGCGGCTGCACTACATCGCTGCAGGAATGCTGCAGGTGCTTGAGCGCTACCCCGACACGGCGCTTCTTCTGCCGATGCACCGCAACCCGACGGTGCGTGAACCGCTGCAGGCTCTGCTTGCAAGCCATCCCCGTGTCGTTCTGACAGAACCTCTGGACTACGACCGTCTCGTCGCAGCTATGAAGGGCTGCTTCCTGTTGCTCACCGATTCCGGTGGTCTCCAGGAGGAGGCCCCTGCGCTAGGCAAACCCGTGCTGGTTCTGCGGCGAACCACAGAGCGGCCGGAGGCCGTTGATGCGGGTACAGCCCGGCTAGTGGGCACCGATCCCGATGTGATCCTGGAGGAGACCTCGCGGCTGCTCGGTGATGCCACGGCCTATCAAGAGATGTCCCGCGCCGTTAACCCCTTTGGCGATGGTCACGCCAGCGAACGCATCCTTGAGTGCTGTCGGCGACAGCTCAGGGTCTGA
- a CDS encoding DUF1643 domain-containing protein has product MSAVGDSSGSEASLSSDCCYRWWLRRCLGAGDGCLLFVGLNPSRADGQRDDPTLRRLIGFARQWGYRELRVLNLFARMSPSPAALLRVKDPIGEQNDAILNRWFNHWSRTSGVDLWCGWGANGGRWDRAQLVLGNIQCLLPQRRRSVPDSPHPLMLGQTASGQPRHPLYAPRNACLRPFLWADPEPIRHPVGTVMDVFPR; this is encoded by the coding sequence TTGAGTGCTGTCGGCGACAGCTCAGGGTCTGAAGCGTCCCTCAGCAGCGATTGCTGTTACCGCTGGTGGCTGCGGCGCTGCCTGGGTGCCGGCGACGGGTGCCTGCTTTTTGTGGGTCTGAATCCCTCGAGAGCTGATGGCCAGCGTGATGATCCGACCCTGCGCCGTTTGATCGGCTTCGCCAGGCAATGGGGATATCGGGAGTTGCGGGTGCTGAATCTGTTCGCTCGGATGTCGCCATCTCCAGCGGCGCTGCTGCGGGTGAAGGACCCCATCGGTGAGCAGAACGACGCGATCTTGAACCGCTGGTTCAACCACTGGTCCCGAACATCTGGGGTCGATCTCTGGTGTGGATGGGGGGCCAATGGGGGGCGATGGGACCGGGCTCAGCTGGTTCTTGGAAACATTCAGTGTTTGCTGCCGCAACGCCGACGCTCCGTTCCCGACTCGCCGCATCCTCTGATGCTGGGGCAGACGGCCTCGGGGCAACCGCGCCATCCGCTTTATGCCCCGCGTAACGCCTGTCTTCGCCCTTTTCTCTGGGCAGACCCGGAACCGATCCGTCATCCTGTGGGGACCGTGATGGATGTCTTTCCGCGCTGA